Within the Anguilla anguilla isolate fAngAng1 chromosome 19, fAngAng1.pri, whole genome shotgun sequence genome, the region CCAGGGCGTCTCCAGGTtcacaggagcagggaaacctCTACGCCAGTACTGTGGATATGCCTGACATTTTTGTGACACAACCTGGCATAGTGAATAACACCCGACATAATGACATAACCTGACATAGTGACATACAACTGGCATTGTGACATAACCTGACATAGTGACATACACTTGACACAGGGACATAACCTGACATAGTGGCATACACCTGACGTAGGGACATAACCTGACAGTGACATACACCTGACATAGGGACATAACCTGACATAGTGACATACACCTGATATAGGGACATAACTTGACTTATTGAGATACACCTGACATAGGGACGCAACCAGATATAGTGACATGATCTGACATAGCGACACAGTAACATAGTTAGCCTGTAGGTGATGGTTCTGGCACCCTCTGGTTCTGGCAGACTGCTGGGCAGAGAGGACCCCGCTGCACGAGGCCGCCTCCCTGGGCCAGGCCCTCAGGCTGCAGCAGCTCATCCGCAGCGGAGCGTCCGTCAACATCGTGGCTGTGGACTCCATCACCCCCTTACATGAGGCCTGCATACAAGGACAGACCCAGTGCGTCAGGCTGCTGCTGGAGGCTGGGGCACAGGTAGGAGAGACAGGCCACACCCTCTGCACAGGTAGGAGAGACAGGCCACAGCCCTTGCACAGGTAGGAGAGACAGGCCACAGCCCTTGCACAGGTAGGAGagacaggccacaccccctgcaCAGGTAAGCAAGATACATAGGCACATCCACAAACAGGTAGGAGAGACAGGCCACAGCTCTGTACAGGTGAGACAGGGCCACACCCCCTACAATGGCTAGGAAAGCTGTGGTGCTGTTTATCAGACGGTGACCtggccccctctccccctgtgcAGGTGGATATACGCACCGTCCACGGcagcactgcactgtgtaaCGCCTGCGCTGCAGGAAGCCCAGAGTGCATCAGGCTCCTGCTGGAGTACGGAGCCGCCGCCAACCCCACTCTGACTGCGCTAACCGCTACTCCCCTCCATGAGGCCTGCATACGGGGTCAGAGCGTAGCGTAgagcgcacacatgcatgtatatgcacacacacatacacacacgcatacacatatacacattctGTGTGCgcattcacacgcacgcacgcacacacacactcatacgcacacacactgtgtaggcatatacacacacacacacacgcatgcattcaCACGCCTATACACAGGTCCATGCACAGTGTGCTACCGTGCAgtggtaacacacacactcatgtgcatgCTTGTTCCCCTGCAGGTAGCGTGGAATGTGTGCAGCTCATGATCGCAGGGGGAGCGCAGCTGGAAGTGTTCGACATCTACTTTGGGACCCCCCTGCATGCGGCGTGCATGAAGCAGCACGTGGACTGCGCCCGGGCGCTGCTCAGCGCAGGTCAGGGGGCGCGACGGCGGCTGCATGCGCTGGGATTGAAGAGAGGGGCTCAGCAGGGCAGGACTTCAAATCCCAGAAGTCTTTGCTCCTCGTCCTTGAATATTTACTGGAGTAGTCGGAAGTAAACAAGGGCATAATGTCAGAGGACCAGTAAATCCACCCTCATCAAAACTGGTACCTCACGTTTTATACTACATCACTGGCCCTCCAgtgcacagcacactgcaggccCACTACATCACACCACATCAGGGGGGATACTCTGACATGGTAGACATCCACACTGATGGAAACACCCTTCTGGATGACATTACAGCCAAGTATACATAGCCCTGCATGACAACTACCTCAGCTGGCAATAAAAAAGGTTTGGGTTTCGTACGAAAGGGTCCAGAAAGCGGATTGCATCATCTCACAGAAAATCAGTGCTTTTGCAGGGCCGCCCACTCCACAGTACAGTGAATGGAGACTGAGTTTAATTACTGAACAAAATGGGTGGACCTATCATAAGCAATCAGTCACTGTGCTTTGCTTTGCTGTGAAAACCCTTTCCATTGGCTCAGTGATTGAGgtttctttttacatttctgctgtGAAACCGTACGTAACATTAGCACACTGTGGTTACTCAAGGGGCCAACGTCAACGCGGCCAGGTTCCACGAGACGGCGCTGCACATCGCAGCCAAAGAGAACAACGCGGATCTGATCGAGATGCTGGTGGCGCTCGGAGCGCACGTGCACGCCAGGGACAACCTCGGCAGGAAGCCCATCGACTACACCAGCCCTGGGTCTCCAGCGGCCCTGTGCCTGGAGTTTTATGAAAGTTAGTGATTATATTACTCTGTTACCCAATTACAcgattcacaaaataaaatgaacgcAACAGTTAAGTATTTACAGTATTACtaagacattaaaaaataaatgatttggtTATCCCCCTCTAAAGGTCCATCCAGTTCCCGATTAACGGTTTCTGAATCTGGATGATGGCATCATATCCCATGAGCCTCTTGCCTCCTCCTGTCTGACCACAGGTACCCCGCTGAGTCTGCAGCAGCTGAGCAGGGTGGCATTCAGGGGGCCCCTGGGTTCCAGAGCGGAGGAGAGGGTATCCAAACTGAATGTGTCCCCCCGCATCATTAGCTACCTCTCATACCGCTGAAGAACTTCACTCCTGCCTCATCTAACCACACCTGAGGACAAATAAGGATACAGAATGTCCTCAacgcttaaaaaaaacaacacagcccAAAGTCCTGCTGGTGCAGGATAATCACTTCATTAACTATAAAAGCCATGAACGTTAAATACCGTAAGCATGACACAggaattgtaatttattttttgagactacaaaaagaaaaaaacttggtCAGAATGGAGAATTGGTCTCCTTTGATGTTTCATGTTGTGATTAGAATCGCCTTCAGTCCCCAGTCCTCTGTGCGGTAATATTATCAGTTACCAAAAGAGGCAGCACAAGCAAAATAAGAGCAAGGAAATGGCCTGGGTGTTGCACAATCATGCAAATCACATGCACCTTGGTAAGAGAGACCACTTGTTCCATCACATCAGCTAAAGGGCACTTatttttgttacctttttgGATACTGGGTACAGTCCTAATACAGCCTATATGCATGTTGTGACAGGCATCACGTATTTTATTACACATCGTTCGTTAATATTTCCCATTTTATACGGGCACCCAGCTCGGCattccttcatttttattgctaCGAAGTGTGGTAATGCCGG harbors:
- the LOC118218822 gene encoding ankyrin repeat and SOCS box protein 13-like, with translation MEIATSRPNFFGEIDCWAERTPLHEAASLGQALRLQQLIRSGASVNIVAVDSITPLHEACIQGQTQCVRLLLEAGAQVDIRTVHGSTALCNACAAGSPECIRLLLEYGAAANPTLTALTATPLHEACIRGSVECVQLMIAGGAQLEVFDIYFGTPLHAACMKQHVDCARALLSAGANVNAARFHETALHIAAKENNADLIEMLVALGAHVHARDNLGRKPIDYTSPGSPAALCLEFYESTPLSLQQLSRVAFRGPLGSRAEERVSKLNVSPRIISYLSYR